From the Chloroflexus aurantiacus J-10-fl genome, one window contains:
- a CDS encoding monovalent cation:proton antiporter family protein, with the protein MQTLIYLAGFALICLASHRIGQWFAQIRLPYITGYLFTGVLVGSFGLQLLPSSAGENLRFIDQIALAVIAFVAGSELFYKDLLSRLRSILWSLGMIIAIALGLIGTTLFFLLDIIPFTQGLNIGDKIAVALLGSTILLALSPPSTIAVIKELRARGPATRLILGLTVAMDVAIIVIFAISSSFAVALVEGSGVNLAFLALLLLDLILSGIAGYGVGQVLQVILRQSWSRWVKLTLIVALGYGIFAGADWLKTVSAASWSIKIVIEPLLVALISGFLITNFSPYRDEFAELLHDISPVVYVAFFTITGLGLKLDILLTALIFAAVIFLVRALAIFSGSMLGLTIAGEPSRFRSLLWLGLITQAGIALGLAREASLLLPMSGDAFATLIIAVIVLNEIFGPLTLRFALQRLGEANLPEPGIRDDVRDVLILGVEQQSIALARQLSARGWQVRVADTDRDHVQRLAAEDVDERYIPEVSLQTLSGLITRATDAVVALLEKDEDNLRACQIALEKFGVPRLIVRPNRSELREQFRELGAIIVDPATAMVNLLEQAVRAPQSLSLLLHTDPVYDVVQMTVTNREIDGRLVRDLRLPADVLLLEISRDGQAIVPHGYTRLRHGDELTIVGKPDSLREVGLRIG; encoded by the coding sequence TTGCAGACACTGATCTACCTGGCTGGCTTTGCCCTGATTTGTCTCGCATCGCACCGTATCGGACAGTGGTTTGCGCAGATACGCCTGCCGTACATTACGGGCTATCTCTTTACTGGTGTATTGGTTGGTTCATTTGGCTTACAACTCCTGCCCTCAAGCGCCGGCGAAAACCTGCGTTTCATCGATCAGATTGCGCTGGCGGTGATTGCATTTGTTGCCGGGAGTGAGTTATTCTACAAAGACCTGCTCAGCCGTCTGCGTTCTATTCTGTGGTCGCTGGGCATGATCATTGCTATCGCACTGGGTCTCATCGGCACCACGCTCTTTTTCCTGCTCGATATAATCCCATTCACGCAGGGGCTGAATATCGGCGACAAGATCGCCGTCGCACTCCTGGGATCGACTATTCTGTTGGCGCTCTCTCCACCTTCAACCATTGCGGTCATCAAAGAGCTGCGGGCGCGTGGCCCGGCAACCCGCCTGATCCTGGGCCTGACAGTGGCAATGGACGTTGCTATCATCGTGATCTTTGCGATCAGTTCGTCGTTTGCCGTAGCGCTGGTTGAGGGCAGCGGAGTTAATCTCGCCTTCCTCGCCTTGTTACTGCTCGATCTGATCCTGTCGGGTATTGCCGGCTATGGTGTCGGTCAGGTGCTGCAAGTTATTTTACGCCAGAGCTGGTCGCGATGGGTGAAGCTGACGCTTATTGTTGCCCTCGGTTACGGCATCTTTGCCGGTGCCGACTGGCTCAAGACGGTTTCAGCAGCGAGCTGGTCGATCAAAATCGTAATTGAGCCGCTTCTCGTCGCGTTAATCAGTGGTTTCCTGATAACCAATTTCTCGCCGTACCGTGATGAGTTTGCCGAATTGCTGCACGACATCAGTCCGGTTGTCTATGTTGCGTTCTTCACCATCACCGGCCTGGGGCTTAAGCTTGATATTCTCTTGACGGCGCTGATCTTTGCTGCGGTTATCTTCCTCGTGCGCGCACTGGCAATCTTTAGCGGGAGTATGCTGGGCCTGACGATTGCCGGTGAACCGTCACGCTTTCGGTCACTCCTCTGGCTGGGCTTGATAACGCAGGCAGGCATTGCACTGGGTTTAGCGCGCGAAGCCTCGCTGCTGTTGCCGATGTCGGGCGATGCCTTTGCCACGTTGATCATTGCTGTGATCGTGCTGAATGAAATCTTCGGGCCGCTTACGTTGCGTTTTGCCCTGCAACGCCTGGGTGAAGCCAACCTGCCTGAACCCGGCATTCGCGACGATGTTCGCGATGTCCTCATCCTCGGCGTCGAGCAGCAATCTATCGCCCTGGCTCGCCAATTGAGTGCGCGGGGCTGGCAGGTACGGGTGGCGGATACGGATCGCGATCACGTGCAACGCCTGGCAGCCGAGGATGTGGACGAGCGCTACATTCCAGAGGTTAGTTTGCAGACGTTGAGTGGCCTGATTACACGCGCTACTGATGCGGTGGTGGCTCTGTTGGAAAAAGACGAAGACAATCTGCGCGCCTGCCAGATCGCACTGGAAAAGTTTGGCGTACCGCGCCTGATCGTGCGACCCAATCGCTCTGAATTGCGCGAGCAGTTCCGCGAGTTGGGTGCGATCATCGTCGATCCAGCGACGGCGATGGTGAACCTGCTAGAGCAGGCGGTACGTGCGCCCCAATCCCTCTCGCTTCTCCTGCATACCGATCCGGTGTACGACGTGGTGCAGATGACCGTCACCAATCGCGAGATCGATGGTCGTCTGGTGCGCGATCTGCGGCTACCTGCTGATGTGTTGTTGCTTGAGATCAGCCGTGATGGTCAGGCAATAGTCCCTCACGGCTACACCCGGCTACGCCACGGCGACGAGCTAACCATTGTCGGTAAGCCTGATAGCCTGCGTGAAGTAGGTCTACGAATAGGTTGA
- a CDS encoding nitroreductase family protein, giving the protein MDFFTLVQTRRTVRSFRPDPPPRAAIEQILHAASWAPSPHGRQPWRFVVVESLERKQLLAQAMGAAWRHHLALDGLDPATIEVRLQRSQERVLNAPVIIVPCLYLNDLDTYPDADRQAAETTMAIQSLGCAVQNMLLAAFALGLAAGWMCAPLFAPAAVRTALALADDLHPQALIPIGYLAQEPKRRPRRPLHELIVQWL; this is encoded by the coding sequence CCGGCGGACGGTACGGTCGTTCCGTCCCGATCCGCCGCCGCGTGCGGCGATTGAGCAAATCCTCCACGCTGCCAGTTGGGCGCCATCGCCGCACGGTCGCCAGCCCTGGCGCTTTGTAGTGGTTGAGTCGCTCGAACGGAAACAGCTTCTGGCGCAGGCGATGGGGGCAGCCTGGCGTCATCACCTGGCCCTCGATGGTCTTGATCCGGCAACTATCGAGGTGCGGTTACAACGCTCGCAAGAGCGCGTGCTGAACGCGCCGGTCATTATCGTGCCCTGTCTCTACCTGAACGATCTCGACACCTATCCCGACGCTGACCGTCAGGCTGCTGAGACGACGATGGCGATCCAGAGTTTGGGTTGTGCTGTCCAAAACATGTTGCTGGCCGCGTTTGCTCTCGGCCTGGCTGCAGGCTGGATGTGTGCTCCGCTGTTTGCACCGGCAGCCGTGCGTACTGCACTGGCCTTGGCCGACGATCTGCATCCCCAGGCGCTGATACCGATTGGCTACCTTGCGCAAGAACCAAAACGGCGTCCGCGGCGTCCGCTGCACGAGCTGATCGTTCAGTGGTTGTAA